From Elephas maximus indicus isolate mEleMax1 chromosome 1, mEleMax1 primary haplotype, whole genome shotgun sequence, a single genomic window includes:
- the AP2M1 gene encoding AP-2 complex subunit mu produces the protein MIGGLFIYNHKGEVLISRVYRDDIGRNAVDAFRVNVIHARQQVRSPVTNIARTSFFHVKRSNIWLAAVTKQNVNAAMVFEFLYKMCDVMAAYFGKISEENIKNNFVLIYELLDEILDFGYPQNSETGALKTFITQQGIKSQHQTKEEQSQITSQVTGQIGWRREGIKYRRNELFLDVLESVNLLMSPQGQVLSAHVSGRVVMKSYLSGMPECKFGMNDKIVIEKQGKGAADETGKSGKQSIAIDDCTFHQCVRLSKFDSERSISFIPPDGEFELMRYRTTKDIILPFRVIPLVREVGRTKLEVKVVIKSNFKPSLLAQKIEVRIPTPLNTSGVQVICMKGKAKYKASENAIVWKIKRMAGMKESQISAEIELLPTNDKKKWARPPISMNFEVPFAPSGLKVRYLKVFEPKLNYSDHDVIKWVRYIGRSGIYETRC, from the exons ATGATTGGGGGGCTGTTCATCTATAATCACAAGGGGGAGGTGCTCATCTCCCGGGTCTACAGAGATGACATCGG GAGGAACGCAGTGGACGCCTTTCGGGTCAACGTCATCCACGCCCGGCAGCAGGTGCGCAGCCCTGTCACCAACATCGCTCGCACCAGCTTTTTCCATGTTAAGCGGTCCAACATCTGGCTGGCGGCGGTCACCAAGCAGAATGTCAATGCTGCCATGGTCTTTGAATTCCTCTATAAGATGTGTGACGTAATGGCGGCCTATTTCGGCAAGATCAGTGAAGAGAACATCAAGAACAATTTCGTGCTCATATATGAGCTGTTGGATG AGATCCTGGACTTTGGCTATCCACAGAACTCGGAGACAGGGGCACTGAAGACCTTCATCACTCAGCAGGGCATCAAAAGCCAG CACCAG ACAAAAGAAGAGCAGTCCCAGATCACTAGCCAGGTGACGGGGCAGATCGGCTGGCGGCGGGAGGGCATCAAGTATCGCCGGAATGAGCTTTTCCTGGACGTGCTGGAGAGCGTGAACCTGCTCATGTCTCCGCAGG GCCAGGTGCTGAGTGCCCATGTGTCGGGCCGGGTGGTGATGAAGAGCTACCTGAGCGGTATGCCCGAGTGCAAGTTTGGGATGAACGACAAGATTGTCATTGAGAAGCAGGGCAAGGGCGCAGCTGATGAAACAGGCAAGAG TGGGAAGCAGTCAATTGCCATCGACGACTGCACCTTCCACCAGTGTGTGCGACTGAGCAAGTTTGACTCTGAACGCAGCATCAGCTTCATCCCGCCTGACGGAGAGTTTGAGCTCATGAG GTATCGTACcaccaaggacatcatccttCCTTTCCGGGTCATCCCGTTAGTGCGGGAAGTGGGGCGCACCAAGCTGGAGGTCAAGGTCGTCATCAAGTCCAACTTCAAGCCCTCATTACTGGCCCAAAAGATTGAG GTGAGGATCCCAACCCCACTGAACACAAGCGGGGTGCAGGTGATCTGCATGAAGGGCAAGGCCAAGTACAAGGCCAGCGAGAACGCCATCGTGTGGAA GATCAAGCGAATGGCAGGCATGAAGGAATCGCAGATCAGTGCAGAGATTGAGCTTCTGCCCACCAACGACAAGAAGAAATGGGCTCGACCCCCCATTTCCATGAACTTTGAG GTGCCATTTGCGCCCTCTGGCCTCAAGGTGCGCTACTTGAAGGTATTTGAACCGAAGCTGAACTACAGCGACCATGATGTCATCAAATGGGTGCGCTACATTGGCCGCAGCGGCATTTATGAGACCCGCTGCTAG
- the DVL3 gene encoding segment polarity protein dishevelled homolog DVL-3 isoform X2, with translation MGETKIIYHLDGQETPYLVKLPLPAERVTLADFKGVLQRPSYKFFFKSMDDDFGVVKEEISDDNAKLPCFNGRVVSWLVSAEGSHPEPAPFGADNPSELPPAMERTGGIGDSRPPSFHPHAGGGSQENLDNDTETDSLVSAQRERPRRRDAPEHTTRINGTSKGERRREPGGYDSSSTLMSSELETTSFFDSDEDDSTSRFSSSTEQSSASRLMRRHKRRRRKQKSSSFSSITDSTMSLNIITVTLNMEKYNFLGISIVGQSNERGDGGIYIGSIMKGGAVAADGRIEPGDMLLQVNEINFENMSNDDAVRVLREIVHKPGPITLTVAKCWDPSPRGCFTLPRSEPIRPIDPAAWVSHTAAMTGTFPAYGMSPSLSTITSTSSSITSSIPDTERLDDFHLSIHSDMAAIVKAMASPESGLEVRDRMWLKITIPNAFIGSDVVDWLYHNVEGFTDRREARKYASNLLKAGFIRHTVNKITFSEQCYYIFGDLCGNMANLSLHDHDGSSGASDQDTLAPLPHPGAAPWPMAFPYQYPPPPHPYNPHPGFPELGYSYGGGSASSQHSEGSRSSGSNRSGSDRRKEKDPKAGDSKSGGSGSESDHTTRSSLRGPRDRAPSERSGPAASEHSHRSHHSLASSLRSHHTHPSYGPPGVPPLYGPPVLMMAPPPAAMGPPGAPTGRDLASVPPELTASRQSFRMAMGNPSEFFVDVM, from the exons ATGGGCGAGACCAAGATCATCTACCACCTGGATGGGCAGGAGACGCCGTACCTGGTGAAGCTGCCGCTGCCCGCCGAGCGCGTCACCCTGGCCGACTTCAAGGGCGTGCTGCAGCGACCCAGCTACAAGTTCTTCTTCAAGTCGATGGACGACGATTTCGG AGTGGTGAAGGAGGAGATCTCTGATGACAATGCCAAGCTACCCTGCTTCAATGGCCGTGTGGTGTCCTGG CTGGTGTCCGCTGAGGGCTCACACCCAGAGCCAGCCCCCTTCGGTGCTGACAACCCATCAGAGCTGCCACCGGCCATGGAGCGCACAGGGGGCATTGGGGACTCCCGGCCCCCATCTTTCCA CCCTCATGCTGGTGGGGGTAGCCAGGAGAACCTGGACAATGACACAGAAACAGACTCCTTGGTGTCTGCCCAGAGGGAGCGGCCACGCCGGAGGGACGCCCCCGAGCACA CAACCCGGATAAATGGAACTTCAAAGGGGGAGCGGCGGCGGGAGCCAGGGGGATATGACAGCTCATCCACCCTTATGAGTAGcgagttggaaaccaccagcttcTTTGATTCCGACGAGGATGACTCCACCAGCAG GTTCAGCAGCTCCACGGAGCAGAGCAGTGCCTCACGCCTGATGAGAAGACACAAGCGGCGGCGACGGAAGCAGAAG TCCTCGTCCTTCAGCAGTATCACGGACTCCACCATGTCGCTTAACATCATCACGGTCACACTCAACATGG AAAAGTATAACTTCTTGGGCATCTCCATTGTGGGCCAAAGTAACGAGCGTGGTGACGGAGGCATCTATATCGGCTCCATCATGAAGGGTGGGGCCGTGGCTGCTGACGGACGCATCGAGCCCGGAGACATGCTGTTACAG GTAAACGAGATCAACTTTGAGAACATGAGTAACGACGACGCAGTCCGGGTGCTGCGTGAGATTGTGCACAAGCCAGG GCCCATCACCCTGACTGTAGCCAAGTGCTGGGACCCCAGTCCACGTGGCTGCTTCACACTGCCCAGGA GTGAACCCATCCGGCCCATCGACCCTGCGGCCTGGGTCTCCCACACCGCAGCCATGACTGGCACCTTCCCTGCCTACGGCATGAGCCCCTCCCTGAGCACCATCAcctccaccagctcctccatCACCAGCTCCATCCCTGACACAGAAC gcCTAGACGACTTCCACCTGTCCATCCACAGTGACATGGCTGCCATTGTAAAAGCCATGGCCTCCCCTGAATCCGGCCTGGAGGTCCGCGACCGCATGTGGCTCAAGATCACCATCCCCAATGCGTTCATCG GCTCGGATGTGGTGGACTGGCTATACCACAACGTGGAAGGCTTCACTGACCGGCGGGAGGCCCGCAAGTATGCCAGCAACCTGCTGAAAGCCGGCTTCATCCGCCACACGGTCAACAAGATCACCTTCTCCGAGCAGTGCTACTACATCTTCGGCGACCTCTGTGGCA ACATGGCCAACCTGTCCCTCCATGACCACGATGGGTCCAGTGGCGCCTCTGACCAGGACACGCTGGCCCCTTTGCCCCACCCTGGGGCTGCTCCTTGGCCCATGGCTTTCCCGTACCAGTACCCGCCGCCTCCGCACCCCTACAACCCACACCCCGGCTTCCCAGAGCTGGGGTACAGCTATGGTGGGGGCAGCGCCAGTAGTCAGCACAGTGAAG GCAGCCGGAGCAGCGGCTCCAACCGCAGCGGTAGCGACCGGCGGAAGGAGAAGGACCCCAAGGCCGGAGACTCCAAGTCAGGCGGGAGCGGCAGCGAGTCGGACCACACGACGCGCAGCAGCCTGCGGGGGCCCCGGGACCGCGCGCCCAGTGAGCGCTCGGGCCCAGCGGCCAGCGAACACAGCCACCGCAGCCACCACTCGCTGGCCAGCAGCCTGCGCAGCCATCACACGCACCCGAGCTACGGGCCCCCCGGCGTGCCCCCGCTCTACGGGCCCCCAGTGCTGATGATGGCCCCGCCGCCTGCGGCCATGGGGCCCCCAGGGGCCCCCACAGGCCGCGATCTGGCCTCTGTGCCCCCCGAACTGACCGCCAGCAGACAGTCGTTCCGCATGGCCATGGGAAACCCCAGTGAGTTCTTTGTGGATGTGATGTGA
- the DVL3 gene encoding segment polarity protein dishevelled homolog DVL-3 isoform X1, protein MGETKIIYHLDGQETPYLVKLPLPAERVTLADFKGVLQRPSYKFFFKSMDDDFGVVKEEISDDNAKLPCFNGRVVSWLVSAEGSHPEPAPFGADNPSELPPAMERTGGIGDSRPPSFHPHAGGGSQENLDNDTETDSLVSAQRERPRRRDAPEHTTRINGTSKGERRREPGGYDSSSTLMSSELETTSFFDSDEDDSTSRFSSSTEQSSASRLMRRHKRRRRKQKVSRIERSSSFSSITDSTMSLNIITVTLNMEKYNFLGISIVGQSNERGDGGIYIGSIMKGGAVAADGRIEPGDMLLQVNEINFENMSNDDAVRVLREIVHKPGPITLTVAKCWDPSPRGCFTLPRSEPIRPIDPAAWVSHTAAMTGTFPAYGMSPSLSTITSTSSSITSSIPDTERLDDFHLSIHSDMAAIVKAMASPESGLEVRDRMWLKITIPNAFIGSDVVDWLYHNVEGFTDRREARKYASNLLKAGFIRHTVNKITFSEQCYYIFGDLCGNMANLSLHDHDGSSGASDQDTLAPLPHPGAAPWPMAFPYQYPPPPHPYNPHPGFPELGYSYGGGSASSQHSEGSRSSGSNRSGSDRRKEKDPKAGDSKSGGSGSESDHTTRSSLRGPRDRAPSERSGPAASEHSHRSHHSLASSLRSHHTHPSYGPPGVPPLYGPPVLMMAPPPAAMGPPGAPTGRDLASVPPELTASRQSFRMAMGNPSEFFVDVM, encoded by the exons ATGGGCGAGACCAAGATCATCTACCACCTGGATGGGCAGGAGACGCCGTACCTGGTGAAGCTGCCGCTGCCCGCCGAGCGCGTCACCCTGGCCGACTTCAAGGGCGTGCTGCAGCGACCCAGCTACAAGTTCTTCTTCAAGTCGATGGACGACGATTTCGG AGTGGTGAAGGAGGAGATCTCTGATGACAATGCCAAGCTACCCTGCTTCAATGGCCGTGTGGTGTCCTGG CTGGTGTCCGCTGAGGGCTCACACCCAGAGCCAGCCCCCTTCGGTGCTGACAACCCATCAGAGCTGCCACCGGCCATGGAGCGCACAGGGGGCATTGGGGACTCCCGGCCCCCATCTTTCCA CCCTCATGCTGGTGGGGGTAGCCAGGAGAACCTGGACAATGACACAGAAACAGACTCCTTGGTGTCTGCCCAGAGGGAGCGGCCACGCCGGAGGGACGCCCCCGAGCACA CAACCCGGATAAATGGAACTTCAAAGGGGGAGCGGCGGCGGGAGCCAGGGGGATATGACAGCTCATCCACCCTTATGAGTAGcgagttggaaaccaccagcttcTTTGATTCCGACGAGGATGACTCCACCAGCAG GTTCAGCAGCTCCACGGAGCAGAGCAGTGCCTCACGCCTGATGAGAAGACACAAGCGGCGGCGACGGAAGCAGAAGGTGTCACGGATCGAGCGG TCCTCGTCCTTCAGCAGTATCACGGACTCCACCATGTCGCTTAACATCATCACGGTCACACTCAACATGG AAAAGTATAACTTCTTGGGCATCTCCATTGTGGGCCAAAGTAACGAGCGTGGTGACGGAGGCATCTATATCGGCTCCATCATGAAGGGTGGGGCCGTGGCTGCTGACGGACGCATCGAGCCCGGAGACATGCTGTTACAG GTAAACGAGATCAACTTTGAGAACATGAGTAACGACGACGCAGTCCGGGTGCTGCGTGAGATTGTGCACAAGCCAGG GCCCATCACCCTGACTGTAGCCAAGTGCTGGGACCCCAGTCCACGTGGCTGCTTCACACTGCCCAGGA GTGAACCCATCCGGCCCATCGACCCTGCGGCCTGGGTCTCCCACACCGCAGCCATGACTGGCACCTTCCCTGCCTACGGCATGAGCCCCTCCCTGAGCACCATCAcctccaccagctcctccatCACCAGCTCCATCCCTGACACAGAAC gcCTAGACGACTTCCACCTGTCCATCCACAGTGACATGGCTGCCATTGTAAAAGCCATGGCCTCCCCTGAATCCGGCCTGGAGGTCCGCGACCGCATGTGGCTCAAGATCACCATCCCCAATGCGTTCATCG GCTCGGATGTGGTGGACTGGCTATACCACAACGTGGAAGGCTTCACTGACCGGCGGGAGGCCCGCAAGTATGCCAGCAACCTGCTGAAAGCCGGCTTCATCCGCCACACGGTCAACAAGATCACCTTCTCCGAGCAGTGCTACTACATCTTCGGCGACCTCTGTGGCA ACATGGCCAACCTGTCCCTCCATGACCACGATGGGTCCAGTGGCGCCTCTGACCAGGACACGCTGGCCCCTTTGCCCCACCCTGGGGCTGCTCCTTGGCCCATGGCTTTCCCGTACCAGTACCCGCCGCCTCCGCACCCCTACAACCCACACCCCGGCTTCCCAGAGCTGGGGTACAGCTATGGTGGGGGCAGCGCCAGTAGTCAGCACAGTGAAG GCAGCCGGAGCAGCGGCTCCAACCGCAGCGGTAGCGACCGGCGGAAGGAGAAGGACCCCAAGGCCGGAGACTCCAAGTCAGGCGGGAGCGGCAGCGAGTCGGACCACACGACGCGCAGCAGCCTGCGGGGGCCCCGGGACCGCGCGCCCAGTGAGCGCTCGGGCCCAGCGGCCAGCGAACACAGCCACCGCAGCCACCACTCGCTGGCCAGCAGCCTGCGCAGCCATCACACGCACCCGAGCTACGGGCCCCCCGGCGTGCCCCCGCTCTACGGGCCCCCAGTGCTGATGATGGCCCCGCCGCCTGCGGCCATGGGGCCCCCAGGGGCCCCCACAGGCCGCGATCTGGCCTCTGTGCCCCCCGAACTGACCGCCAGCAGACAGTCGTTCCGCATGGCCATGGGAAACCCCAGTGAGTTCTTTGTGGATGTGATGTGA